A genomic region of Friedmanniella luteola contains the following coding sequences:
- a CDS encoding DUF1992 domain-containing protein, which yields MERYESWVDRQVREAQERGAFDDLPGAGRPIPGIKGPHDPDWWVKGLIEREKISAPLPPGLALRREVEQLPATLADQRDEAVARALVEDLNRRILDLRRRPPDGVPLFVPTVDVDAALERWRRSR from the coding sequence ATGGAGCGGTACGAGAGCTGGGTGGACCGCCAGGTCCGCGAGGCGCAGGAGCGGGGCGCGTTCGACGACCTGCCCGGCGCCGGCCGCCCGATCCCGGGCATCAAGGGCCCGCACGACCCGGACTGGTGGGTCAAGGGGCTGATCGAGCGGGAGAAGATCTCGGCACCGCTGCCGCCGGGTCTGGCCCTGCGCCGGGAGGTCGAGCAGCTGCCCGCCACCCTGGCCGACCAGCGCGACGAGGCCGTCGCGCGGGCGCTGGTGGAGGACCTCAACCGGCGGATCCTCGACCTGCGCCGCCGCCCGCCCGACGGGGTGCCGCTCTTCGTGCCCACCGTCGACGTGGACGCCGCCCTCGAGCGCTGGCGGCGGTCCCGGTGA
- a CDS encoding SH3 domain-containing protein translates to MHVIRAGLRTGAQLLVCAALVVGLLGTAPAAAAVSTATATEALNVRSGPGTTYEVLGTLEQGQKVSTLGTSKGWTAIEFRDAKAYVAAKYLKQATAATPVVSTPAVAPGSLRATTTAVNVRRGAGTSHAVLKVLAGGARVTMTGRTSGGFAEVVLGARTGWVSTRYLKAARGVPAVVGTRVATAVLDIRSTSAARYTRIAEVKKGTRLSITGAVANGRAQVVYAKAARWVTAKYLATPAATQPSVPELPRVTGTRYATATLDIRSTSADRYTAVAEVPRGTALSITGTVVDGRMQIVWNKAARWVTAKYLSTSRPSVDNGAGASVERGLVPNAIKVHRAARLQFPRITTYYGVRPDSIPDHPSGRALDLMLPSYTSASGKALGGQVAAWARANAKALGIQYVIWNQRIWNIQRDKEGWRPMADRGGDSANHKNHVHITVYR, encoded by the coding sequence ATGCACGTCATCCGAGCAGGTCTGAGGACCGGAGCACAGCTGCTCGTCTGCGCCGCGCTGGTGGTGGGGCTCCTGGGCACCGCCCCGGCGGCCGCCGCCGTCAGCACCGCGACCGCGACCGAGGCGCTCAACGTCCGCAGCGGGCCGGGCACCACCTACGAGGTGCTCGGCACCCTCGAGCAGGGCCAGAAGGTCAGCACGCTGGGCACCAGCAAGGGCTGGACGGCGATCGAGTTCCGGGACGCGAAGGCCTACGTCGCGGCGAAGTACCTGAAGCAGGCGACGGCGGCCACCCCCGTCGTCAGCACCCCGGCCGTCGCGCCGGGCAGCCTGCGCGCCACCACGACCGCGGTCAACGTCCGGCGCGGGGCGGGCACCTCCCACGCCGTCCTCAAGGTGCTGGCCGGCGGCGCCCGGGTGACGATGACCGGACGCACCAGCGGCGGCTTCGCCGAGGTGGTGCTGGGCGCCCGCACCGGCTGGGTGTCGACGCGCTACCTCAAGGCCGCGCGCGGCGTGCCGGCCGTCGTCGGCACCCGCGTGGCCACGGCCGTGCTGGACATCCGCTCCACCTCGGCGGCCAGGTACACCCGGATCGCCGAGGTCAAGAAGGGCACCAGGCTCTCCATCACCGGCGCCGTGGCCAACGGCCGCGCCCAGGTCGTCTACGCCAAGGCGGCCCGCTGGGTCACGGCGAAGTACCTGGCGACGCCCGCGGCGACGCAGCCGAGCGTCCCCGAACTGCCTCGGGTCACCGGCACCCGCTACGCGACCGCCACCCTGGACATCCGGTCCACCAGCGCCGACCGGTACACCGCCGTCGCGGAGGTGCCGCGGGGCACCGCCCTCAGCATCACCGGCACGGTGGTCGACGGCCGGATGCAGATCGTCTGGAACAAGGCCGCCCGCTGGGTCACGGCCAAGTACCTCTCCACCAGCCGACCGTCGGTCGACAACGGCGCCGGCGCGTCGGTCGAGCGGGGGCTGGTGCCGAACGCGATCAAGGTGCACCGCGCCGCGCGGCTCCAGTTCCCGCGCATCACCACCTACTACGGCGTCCGCCCGGACTCCATCCCCGACCACCCCTCCGGCCGGGCGCTGGACCTGATGCTGCCGAGCTACACCTCGGCCAGCGGCAAGGCCCTGGGCGGTCAGGTCGCCGCCTGGGCCCGCGCCAACGCCAAGGCGCTCGGGATCCAGTACGTGATCTGGAACCAGCGCATCTGGAACATCCAGCGCGACAAGGAGGGCTGGCGCCCCATGGCTGACCGGGGCGGCGACTCGGCCAACCACAAGAACCACGTGCACATCACCGTCTACAGGTGA
- a CDS encoding metallopeptidase family protein — protein sequence MTVAMAAQEFELLVQQALDEVPDELLALVENCVILVEDAPPPDLAGLLGLYDGVPLTERGDFYAGVLPDRILIYRLPILAVCDTHEDVVEEVHITVVHEIAHHFGIDDDRLHELGYD from the coding sequence GTGACGGTGGCCATGGCGGCCCAGGAGTTCGAGCTCCTGGTCCAGCAGGCGCTCGACGAGGTGCCGGACGAGCTGCTCGCACTGGTCGAGAACTGCGTGATCCTGGTGGAGGACGCACCACCGCCCGACCTGGCCGGCCTGCTCGGCCTCTACGACGGGGTCCCGCTGACCGAGCGCGGCGACTTCTACGCCGGGGTGCTGCCGGACCGCATCCTCATCTACCGGCTGCCGATCCTCGCGGTCTGCGACACCCACGAGGACGTCGTCGAGGAGGTGCACATCACCGTCGTGCACGAGATCGCCCACCACTTCGGCATCGACGACGACCGGCTGCACGAGCTCGGCTACGACTGA
- a CDS encoding ROK family transcriptional regulator produces MAKHLKGATAVETHSAILDLIRSSGVVSRIELADRSGLTGASISRIVKQLLTEGLIAEVGFGDRTGGKRRTLLQLNARSRHAVGVSLDFASITYLVTDLSGEVIARLDADGIGHEPPGEVITRIAAELAGLVESAGVDRSTLMGIGMAVAGRQDSAHHVLRSNPQADDWELFDIEETLSSATDLAVVVENDSTCAAIGEFWVGRIPASADFATVYMATGFGLGLVTNGDIYRGSSSNVGEIGHMVLDVHGPPCWCGSQGCLEMLAAPARIVERALEQPGLADELGLQGEPGTIRQDAERVARAAAADHEQALPVIEESAFYLSRALVSVTNLLDLDQIILAGPGFGAAGEIYLRRIWQDLERLSFVRAVHPTKVGLSKSSDISAALGAASLVLHSRLTPHQTSSRMALAAR; encoded by the coding sequence GTGGCCAAGCACCTGAAGGGGGCGACGGCGGTCGAGACCCACAGCGCGATCCTCGACCTGATCCGCTCCAGCGGCGTCGTCAGCCGGATCGAGCTGGCCGACCGCTCGGGCCTCACCGGGGCGTCGATCTCCCGCATCGTCAAGCAGCTGCTGACCGAGGGCCTGATCGCCGAGGTCGGGTTCGGCGACCGGACCGGGGGCAAGCGACGCACCCTGCTGCAGCTCAACGCGCGCTCGCGGCACGCCGTCGGGGTCTCCCTGGACTTCGCCAGCATCACCTACCTCGTCACCGACCTCAGCGGGGAGGTGATCGCCCGGCTGGACGCCGACGGCATCGGCCACGAGCCGCCGGGCGAGGTCATCACCCGGATCGCCGCCGAGCTCGCCGGGCTGGTGGAGTCGGCGGGCGTCGACCGGTCGACGCTGATGGGCATCGGGATGGCCGTCGCGGGCCGCCAGGACAGCGCGCACCACGTGCTGCGCAGCAACCCCCAGGCCGACGACTGGGAGCTCTTCGACATCGAGGAGACCCTCAGCTCGGCGACCGACCTGGCCGTCGTCGTAGAGAACGACTCCACCTGCGCGGCGATCGGGGAGTTCTGGGTGGGCAGGATCCCGGCCTCCGCCGACTTCGCCACCGTCTACATGGCCACCGGTTTCGGGCTCGGCCTGGTCACCAACGGGGACATCTACCGCGGCTCGTCCTCCAACGTCGGCGAGATCGGGCACATGGTGCTCGACGTCCACGGGCCGCCGTGCTGGTGCGGCAGCCAGGGCTGCCTGGAGATGCTGGCCGCTCCGGCCCGGATCGTGGAGCGGGCCCTGGAGCAGCCGGGCCTGGCCGACGAGCTGGGGCTGCAGGGGGAGCCGGGGACGATCCGGCAGGACGCCGAGCGCGTCGCCCGCGCGGCCGCCGCCGACCACGAGCAGGCGCTGCCGGTGATCGAGGAGTCCGCGTTCTACCTGTCCCGGGCGCTGGTCTCGGTGACCAACCTGCTGGACCTGGACCAGATCATCCTGGCCGGCCCGGGTTTCGGGGCGGCGGGAGAGATCTACCTCCGCCGCATCTGGCAGGACCTCGAGCGGTTGAGCTTCGTCCGCGCGGTGCACCCCACGAAGGTCGGGCTCTCGAAGTCCAGCGACATCTCCGCCGCCCTCGGCGCGGCCTCCCTGGTGCTGCACAGCCGGCTGACGCCCCACCAGACGTCCAGCCGGATGGCCCTGGCCGCTCGCTGA
- a CDS encoding YidH family protein, whose amino-acid sequence MAETGADRRWPRQVYGVGSEPDPRFSFANERTFLAWVRTALGFVAAGVALAAVGRLGAGLDVEARVAALLLVLAGMVSGVGALARWIRNERALRLDEPLPSSALLLVVTGIVVLAAAVALVVVTFA is encoded by the coding sequence GTGGCGGAGACGGGTGCGGACCGGCGGTGGCCGCGGCAGGTCTACGGCGTCGGCAGCGAGCCCGACCCCCGCTTCAGCTTCGCCAACGAGCGCACGTTCCTCGCCTGGGTGCGGACGGCCCTGGGGTTCGTCGCCGCGGGGGTGGCGCTGGCCGCGGTCGGCCGGCTGGGCGCCGGGCTCGACGTCGAGGCCCGGGTCGCCGCGCTGCTGCTGGTCCTCGCGGGGATGGTCAGCGGGGTGGGGGCGCTGGCCCGGTGGATCCGCAACGAGCGTGCACTCCGGCTGGACGAGCCGCTGCCGTCCTCGGCCCTGCTGCTGGTGGTCACCGGGATCGTCGTGCTGGCTGCGGCGGTGGCCCTGGTCGTGGTCACGTTCGCGTGA
- a CDS encoding AAA family ATPase, giving the protein MVEVLALHGSPGSGKSTIARALSEALRAADVAHGVIDLDDLSLVHPYPGRSFPRENLRAIWPHYVAAAPDIKVIIPTVFADEHEVDLLREVTPGARLMVCETAAPVAVLKQRVTEREPTDAWRAGLRQWVDVYHARSDHERIRDFQVATHPATVEESVREILRLTGWAA; this is encoded by the coding sequence GTGGTGGAAGTGCTGGCTCTGCACGGCTCCCCGGGGTCGGGGAAGAGCACCATCGCGCGCGCCCTGTCCGAGGCGCTCCGAGCGGCCGACGTGGCCCACGGCGTCATCGACCTCGACGACCTGAGCCTGGTGCACCCCTATCCCGGCCGGTCGTTCCCCCGGGAGAACCTCCGTGCCATCTGGCCCCACTACGTCGCGGCCGCCCCGGACATCAAGGTGATCATCCCGACGGTGTTCGCGGACGAGCACGAGGTGGACCTGCTGCGCGAGGTCACCCCCGGCGCCAGGCTCATGGTCTGCGAGACGGCGGCACCCGTCGCGGTGCTGAAGCAGCGCGTGACCGAACGGGAGCCCACGGACGCGTGGCGCGCCGGGTTGCGGCAGTGGGTCGACGTCTACCACGCCCGGTCCGATCACGAGCGCATCCGGGACTTCCAGGTGGCCACCCACCCCGCGACGGTGGAGGAGTCGGTGCGCGAGATCCTGCGACTGACCGGGTGGGCGGCGTAG
- a CDS encoding DUF202 domain-containing protein produces the protein MSPPPAARPGPWDPGLQSERTALAWQRTLLSGLACALVVARLLALVSGPAAVVTGIAALVTTAALAVLARRRSRRNDAALRQHRPLADARAPLLLCVLVVLTAAGAAVVVLGAGPQS, from the coding sequence GTGAGCCCGCCCCCCGCCGCGCGTCCCGGGCCGTGGGACCCGGGCCTGCAGAGCGAGCGGACGGCGCTGGCCTGGCAGCGGACCCTGCTCTCGGGGCTGGCCTGCGCGCTGGTCGTCGCCCGGCTGCTGGCGCTGGTGTCCGGGCCCGCCGCCGTGGTGACGGGGATCGCCGCCCTCGTCACCACCGCTGCGCTGGCCGTGCTGGCGCGGCGCCGCTCCCGGCGCAACGACGCCGCCCTGCGTCAGCACCGGCCGCTCGCGGACGCCCGGGCTCCCCTGCTGCTCTGCGTGCTCGTGGTGCTCACCGCCGCCGGGGCGGCCGTCGTCGTGCTGGGTGCGGGCCCTCAGTCGTAG
- a CDS encoding RNA polymerase sigma factor, which yields MLSATVRVAGDLDVAEECAQEAYVSALQAWTRDGVPERPGAWLTTAARNKALDRLRREVTLRRKLPLLVEPATVDPHDPADLDWPDAAVPDDRLRLVFTCCHPTLAPEARVALTLRLVCGVPTADVARAFLVSEPTMAARITRAKKKISEARIPYRVPGRAELPERLDSVLTAVHLLFSTGHTAGEGDALVRQELCDRALHLARTLAALLPEQAETRGLLGLLLLTDARRATRTDEQGRLLLLADQDRTRWDQRAILEGLTMTAGALASGPPGRFTLQAAIAGVHAVAPSLEQTDWPRVVHLYDRLLAVWSTPVVALNRAAAVAFADGPAAALPLLDELATDPRLADYPYLPATRADLLRRLGDAAGAAQSYRRAMELTANVAERTFLEQRLAEVSRAAGAESAPG from the coding sequence GTGCTGTCCGCCACCGTGCGCGTCGCGGGCGACCTGGACGTCGCGGAGGAGTGCGCGCAGGAGGCGTACGTCAGCGCGCTGCAGGCCTGGACGCGCGACGGCGTCCCGGAGCGGCCCGGCGCGTGGCTGACCACGGCGGCGCGGAACAAGGCGCTGGACCGGTTGCGTCGCGAGGTCACCCTCCGGCGCAAGCTCCCGCTGCTCGTGGAGCCGGCGACCGTCGATCCGCACGACCCGGCCGACCTGGACTGGCCCGACGCCGCGGTGCCGGACGACCGGCTCCGGCTCGTGTTCACCTGCTGCCACCCCACCCTCGCCCCCGAGGCCCGCGTCGCCCTCACCCTGCGCCTGGTCTGCGGCGTTCCCACGGCCGACGTCGCCCGGGCCTTCCTGGTGTCCGAGCCGACGATGGCGGCACGGATCACCCGGGCCAAGAAGAAGATCTCCGAAGCGCGGATCCCCTACCGGGTTCCGGGCCGGGCGGAACTGCCCGAGCGCCTGGACAGCGTGCTCACCGCCGTCCACCTGCTCTTCAGCACCGGCCACACGGCCGGCGAGGGGGACGCGCTCGTCCGTCAGGAGCTCTGCGACCGGGCCCTGCACCTCGCGCGCACCCTCGCCGCGCTGCTCCCCGAGCAGGCCGAGACCCGCGGCCTGCTGGGCCTGCTGCTCCTCACCGACGCGCGCCGGGCCACCCGGACCGACGAGCAGGGCCGGCTGCTCCTGCTCGCCGACCAGGACCGGACGCGCTGGGACCAGCGCGCGATCCTGGAGGGGCTCACGATGACGGCCGGCGCGCTGGCGTCCGGCCCACCGGGGCGGTTCACCCTGCAGGCGGCGATCGCCGGCGTGCACGCGGTGGCGCCGTCCCTGGAGCAGACCGACTGGCCGCGCGTCGTGCACCTCTACGACCGGCTGCTGGCGGTGTGGAGCACCCCGGTGGTCGCGCTCAACCGGGCCGCCGCCGTGGCGTTCGCCGACGGTCCGGCCGCCGCCCTGCCGCTCCTCGACGAGCTGGCGACCGATCCCCGGCTCGCCGACTACCCCTACCTCCCCGCCACCCGCGCCGACCTGCTGCGCCGCCTCGGCGACGCCGCCGGCGCGGCTCAGTCGTACCGGCGCGCGATGGAGCTCACGGCGAACGTCGCGGAGCGCACCTTCCTGGAGCAGCGGCTGGCCGAGGTCAGCCGCGCCGCCGGCGCCGAGTCCGCGCCGGGCTGA
- a CDS encoding VOC family protein — translation MNGPVAGAPRLRLSHVNVGCRDVPALLAFYQRLLGWEVEEASEDWAVLRDPDGGVSLAFQTEAHHVAPVWPPASPQDQQMQLHLEIEVDDLAAASAHAEACGAPASAFQPQDDVRVHVDPAGHPFCLYTG, via the coding sequence GTGAACGGACCGGTCGCCGGTGCGCCACGGCTGCGGCTCAGCCACGTCAACGTCGGCTGCCGCGACGTCCCCGCCCTGCTCGCCTTCTACCAGCGGCTGCTGGGCTGGGAGGTCGAGGAGGCGTCCGAGGACTGGGCGGTGCTCCGCGACCCCGACGGCGGTGTGAGCCTGGCCTTCCAGACCGAGGCCCACCACGTCGCGCCGGTGTGGCCCCCCGCGAGCCCCCAGGACCAGCAGATGCAGCTGCACCTGGAGATCGAGGTCGACGACCTGGCGGCCGCGAGCGCGCACGCCGAGGCCTGCGGCGCCCCCGCGAGCGCCTTCCAGCCGCAGGACGACGTGCGGGTGCACGTCGACCCGGCGGGCCACCCCTTCTGCCTGTACACGGGCTGA
- a CDS encoding YciI family protein: MAKYAILIYEDQARYATMSPEAWGALVDAHSTFVKQVFELDGSLAGGEALAATTTATTIKGAGGTVTDGPFVETKEALGGFYVVEARDLDHAVEIAKLCPAPFGGVEVRPVVDPTTNPF, from the coding sequence ATGGCCAAGTACGCAATCCTCATCTACGAAGACCAGGCGCGCTACGCGACCATGTCGCCCGAGGCGTGGGGCGCGCTGGTCGACGCGCACAGCACCTTCGTCAAGCAGGTCTTCGAGCTCGACGGGTCCCTCGCGGGCGGGGAAGCGCTCGCGGCCACGACGACGGCCACCACGATCAAGGGTGCCGGCGGCACGGTGACGGACGGCCCGTTCGTCGAGACCAAGGAGGCTCTCGGCGGCTTCTACGTCGTCGAGGCGCGCGATCTCGACCACGCCGTCGAGATCGCCAAGCTGTGCCCGGCCCCCTTCGGCGGCGTCGAGGTCCGCCCGGTCGTGGACCCCACGACGAACCCGTTCTGA
- a CDS encoding Pr6Pr family membrane protein: protein MRSTPAARVFHGLTALVAAFALLAQLVLTVQGSATLVEVDPPGLAERLFHLVSYFTILSNLLVLATTVAAARDPHVDGPVWRVLRLDAVVAITITGIVHWFLLRPLLDLAGWSYAVDKLLHVAVPLLAVVGWVLFGPRRRVDRRVVLLALVYPFVWLFYTLVVGALTGWYPYPFLDVGANGAAAVTVAALGIAVFLFALSALVWWLDRLLGPAPRAASEVAG from the coding sequence ATGAGGTCGACCCCGGCGGCGCGCGTGTTCCACGGTCTGACGGCCCTCGTCGCGGCGTTCGCCCTGCTGGCGCAGCTCGTGCTCACCGTCCAGGGCAGCGCCACCCTGGTCGAGGTCGACCCGCCCGGCCTGGCCGAGCGGCTGTTCCACCTCGTCAGCTACTTCACGATCCTGTCGAACCTGCTCGTGCTGGCGACGACGGTGGCGGCGGCCCGCGACCCCCACGTCGACGGGCCGGTCTGGCGGGTGCTGCGGCTGGACGCGGTCGTCGCGATCACCATCACCGGCATCGTGCACTGGTTCCTGCTCCGCCCGCTGCTCGACCTGGCCGGGTGGTCCTACGCGGTCGACAAGCTGCTGCACGTCGCCGTGCCCCTGCTGGCCGTCGTCGGCTGGGTGCTGTTCGGGCCGCGTCGGCGGGTGGACCGGCGGGTCGTGCTGCTGGCGCTGGTCTACCCCTTCGTCTGGCTCTTCTACACCCTGGTCGTCGGCGCCCTGACCGGCTGGTACCCCTACCCCTTCCTCGACGTCGGCGCGAACGGTGCGGCGGCCGTGACCGTGGCGGCGCTCGGCATCGCCGTCTTCCTCTTCGCCCTGTCGGCGCTGGTCTGGTGGCTCGACCGGCTCCTCGGCCCGGCTCCGCGTGCCGCCTCCGAGGTGGCGGGGTGA